A single region of the Biomaibacter acetigenes genome encodes:
- the lpdA gene encoding dihydrolipoyl dehydrogenase: protein MLIDITLKELNNGEARVVRIFKNAGETVKAGEALFELEANKSNITVESEAEGKICKIMVEESQSVKAGDVLARIEGPPCPQAAAAEDTADFNYFGTLLKPQEQELECDITIIGGGPGGYVAAIQAAKMGAKVILIEKDVLGGTCLNRGCIPTKSLVRSAEIFKNLKEAEDFGCQAENISVDIKNVIGRKNRVITQLVQGIEYILKKHDVRVIRGIGEIKDCNTVFVKEKAAEITIKTNNIIIATGSKSSSLPIPGKDLECVMDSSDALQMDELPEKMVIIGGGVIGMEFAFIFSGFGVDVTVVEFLDEVLAAFDSDIIEEISKIAKSKGIKIFTGSKVEQIIQGEDGQSIVVFSKDNEKKYISADKVLMAVGRQPSLDGLDVASLGLELNDKGRGIKVNEKMQTNIPNIYAIGDVTNRVLLAHVASHQGIVAVKNIIGVPSEIDYNVIPSAIFTDPEIAMVGIGEKAAKKQGIDVEVGKFPFAASGKALTMGESRGFVKIIKQKCTGKILGGAIIGPHATDLIAEIALAVKKGLTCEDVIETVHAHPTTAEAIHEAVLAAEGGAIHFVN, encoded by the coding sequence ATGTTAATAGACATAACACTAAAAGAATTAAATAATGGCGAAGCCAGGGTTGTAAGGATATTTAAAAATGCAGGTGAAACGGTCAAAGCCGGAGAAGCTTTATTTGAACTGGAAGCCAATAAGAGCAATATCACTGTAGAATCCGAAGCCGAAGGCAAAATATGCAAAATTATGGTGGAGGAATCCCAGTCTGTAAAAGCAGGAGATGTGCTTGCAAGGATAGAAGGCCCACCATGCCCACAGGCGGCCGCAGCAGAGGATACGGCAGATTTTAATTATTTTGGAACCCTCTTAAAACCCCAAGAACAGGAGCTTGAATGCGACATAACCATAATCGGAGGAGGGCCTGGAGGGTATGTAGCGGCTATTCAGGCAGCCAAAATGGGGGCAAAAGTAATTTTAATAGAAAAGGACGTACTGGGCGGCACATGTTTAAACAGGGGTTGTATACCTACAAAATCTCTGGTGCGTTCTGCCGAAATATTTAAAAATCTAAAAGAGGCGGAAGATTTCGGCTGTCAAGCAGAGAACATTTCTGTTGATATTAAAAATGTGATAGGCCGAAAGAATAGAGTGATAACCCAGTTGGTTCAGGGAATAGAATATATTTTGAAAAAACATGATGTGAGGGTTATCAGAGGAATCGGCGAAATAAAAGACTGTAATACCGTTTTTGTAAAAGAAAAAGCAGCGGAAATCACCATAAAAACAAATAATATCATTATTGCAACCGGTTCAAAATCTTCTTCGCTCCCCATTCCCGGCAAAGACCTGGAATGTGTCATGGACAGCAGCGATGCGCTACAAATGGATGAACTGCCGGAAAAGATGGTTATCATAGGCGGCGGAGTGATAGGAATGGAATTTGCCTTTATATTTTCCGGCTTTGGGGTAGATGTGACCGTCGTGGAGTTTCTTGATGAAGTGCTTGCAGCTTTTGACTCAGACATTATAGAAGAGATAAGTAAAATAGCTAAAAGCAAGGGCATCAAAATTTTTACAGGTTCGAAAGTGGAACAAATAATACAGGGTGAGGATGGCCAGAGCATAGTCGTATTCAGCAAGGATAATGAGAAAAAATATATCTCGGCGGATAAGGTCCTCATGGCCGTTGGAAGGCAGCCCTCGCTGGATGGCCTGGATGTTGCGAGTCTCGGCCTGGAATTGAACGACAAGGGAAGAGGCATTAAAGTAAATGAAAAGATGCAAACCAATATTCCCAACATCTATGCCATTGGAGATGTGACAAATAGGGTGCTTCTCGCCCATGTGGCATCTCACCAGGGGATCGTAGCCGTAAAAAATATTATAGGAGTGCCTTCTGAAATAGATTACAATGTTATTCCCAGTGCCATATTCACCGACCCTGAGATTGCCATGGTGGGAATTGGTGAGAAAGCTGCTAAAAAGCAGGGTATTGATGTTGAAGTTGGGAAATTCCCCTTTGCGGCCAGCGGCAAGGCGCTGACTATGGGAGAAAGCAGGGGTTTTGTAAAGATTATTAAACAAAAGTGTACAGGAAAGATTTTGGGAGGAGCTATAATAGGCCCCCATGCCACCGATCTGATAGCGGAAATTGCTCTGGCTGTAAAGAAAGGCTTGACTTGCGAAGATGTCATTGAGACTGTACATGCTCACCCCACCACGGCGGAAGCCATCCACGAAGCTGTCCTTGCTGCTGAAGGCGGGGCTATACACTTTGTAAATTAA
- a CDS encoding carboxymuconolactone decarboxylase family protein, which produces MTKNPRELLNEFMGGLQEVSKTNGEQVKAFMNLLGAAYKPGAVDTKTKELMSVAIAAYNRCEYCIVFHVYKALEAGATREEIMEAAMVAVAFGGGPSMAYSVSLLKASIDEFESDFKK; this is translated from the coding sequence ATGACAAAAAATCCAAGGGAACTGCTCAATGAATTCATGGGGGGCCTGCAGGAGGTTTCAAAGACCAATGGAGAACAAGTCAAGGCTTTCATGAATCTTCTAGGGGCTGCATACAAGCCCGGTGCAGTGGATACAAAAACAAAAGAACTCATGAGCGTCGCCATTGCAGCTTACAACAGGTGCGAGTACTGCATAGTATTTCATGTCTACAAAGCTCTTGAAGCCGGCGCCACTCGAGAAGAAATCATGGAAGCGGCCATGGTGGCGGTGGCCTTTGGCGGCGGCCCATCCATGGCTTACAGTGTATCATTGTTAAAAGCATCAATAGATGAATTTGAATCGGATTTCAAAAAATGA
- a CDS encoding MarR family winged helix-turn-helix transcriptional regulator yields the protein MFDLDTCVAFITNKASKMMADAFNERLMLHGITRVQWIALYYLGKYEGINQKELAEKMNIKSSTVARLLDRMEKDGLVKRQENPEDRRVTKIRLTEKGKELREKFLPEGEKMSEIFSRGLTDEELEVFTRVLKKMVDNIS from the coding sequence ATGTTTGATCTGGACACTTGCGTGGCTTTTATTACAAACAAAGCATCAAAAATGATGGCCGATGCCTTCAATGAAAGATTAATGCTTCACGGTATAACCCGAGTGCAGTGGATTGCTTTATATTATCTGGGCAAATACGAGGGAATTAATCAAAAAGAACTGGCTGAAAAAATGAATATAAAAAGCTCTACAGTGGCAAGGCTTCTGGATAGAATGGAAAAAGACGGATTGGTAAAAAGACAAGAGAATCCGGAGGATCGAAGAGTAACCAAGATCAGGCTTACTGAAAAAGGCAAAGAATTGAGAGAAAAGTTCCTTCCGGAAGGGGAAAAGATGAGTGAGATTTTTTCTAGAGGTTTGACCGATGAAGAATTGGAGGTATTTACGAGAGTTTTAAAAAAAATGGTAGATAACATAAGTTAA